The Mytilus trossulus isolate FHL-02 chromosome 13, PNRI_Mtr1.1.1.hap1, whole genome shotgun sequence genome has a segment encoding these proteins:
- the LOC134695103 gene encoding uncharacterized protein LOC134695103, which yields MGSSCSSSVGNDVQQTTSPPISSLKNSTAENRISTWFDIHTITKKLSLKRRKYNIQLRGSIYSSDDGDFITSPIAILKINIDVTKNSSSSYSKISPIKKSHGVLKDPSVDWGELRIQKQVPRSLPPILQTGVTTIYGILEEDSPLLANVTLTGTVDKNEFEISASIDNDSIISEDDEYELRKYIQKTEEKEERQKSKTEKKSLIKQSNVDAGYDSCPETGSQRISLASVKNAFTVKAQNTRKTSIIVHRKKTPSTCTINNSFREAYFNLRNDEEDFDSAIKRSRRDTPVHGRLGVPVKSTWRSTSELLREDTVEENAYLGIPRTRLRSESLMPATSLCGSNDALLLIPNKNEEEEDLNYIQQYNPIKTGVSERNNSFPNETVLKSRRKTVTFGIPLTFGKSRKERCLSLSGIDGNFMGLI from the exons ATGGGCAGTTCTTGCAGCAGTTCTGTCG GTAATGATGTACAACAGACAACCAGTCCTCCTATTTCCTCATTGAAAAATTCTACTGCAGAAAACAGGATT AGTACCTGGTTTGACATCCACACCATTACCAAAAAACTGAGTTTAAAAAGGCGGAAGTACAACATACAACTAAGGGGATCTATTTATAGCTCGGATGATGGCGATTTTATAACGAGTCCCATagctattttgaaaattaacataGATGTAACAAAGAACTCGAGCTCGTCGTATAGTAAAATCTCACCAATCAAAAAGAGTCATGGTGTTCTTAAAGATCCATCTGTTGACTGGGGAGAGCTGCGCATCCAAAAACAAG TACCGAGAAGCCTGCCACCAATATTACAAACAGGGGTAACAACTATATATGGCATTCTTGAAGAAGACAGCCCATTATTAGCAAATGTGACATTAACAGGCACAGTAGACAAAAATGAG ttcgAGATTAGCGCCTCTATCGACAATGATTCCATTATATCTGAAGATGACGAATATGAACTACGTAAATATATACAG aaAACGGAAGAAAAGGAGGAAagacaaaaaagtaaaacagaaaaaa aatctCTCATTAAACAGTCGAATGTGGATGCTGGATATGATAGCTGTCCAGAGACAGGCAGTCAAAGAATTTCACTTG CTTCTGTAAAGAATGCATTTACTGTAAAAGCACAAAATACTCGTAAAACAAGTATAATTGTCCACAGAAAGAAAACACCATCAACCTGCACAATTAACAACTCATTCAGAGAAGCCTATTTTAACTTACGGAACGACGAGGAGGACTTTGATTCTGCCATCAAACGATCTCGACGAGACACACCGGTTCATGGTCGACTCGGCGTACCAGTCA AAAGTACATGGCGTTCAACTTCGGAACTACTACGAGAAGACACTGTAGAGGAGAATGCATACCTTGGAATACCGAGAACGAGGCTGAGAAGTGAATCATTGATGCCGGCAACAAGTCTCTGCGGAAGTAACGATGCACTGTTACTGATACCCAATAAAAACGAAGAGGAAGAAGATCTGAACTATATTCAGCAATATAACCCAATAAAAACTGGAGTGTCAGAGAGAAACAACTCATTTCCGAatgaaactgttttaaaaagtaGGAGGAAAACAGTTACTTTCGGAATACCCTTGACGT